Proteins encoded together in one Streptomyces umbrinus window:
- a CDS encoding SDR family NAD(P)-dependent oxidoreductase has translation MTTAQGGEAESQPPSAEHAPAPGTAGIEAPTAAEIRSMVRHLVADLCGVPGDELDAERPLTEYGLTSRDAVGLSGRLEELLDRTLPATLVWENPSIEQLVRSLASGEPREQSTRPQTAAKGTDRTGADAVAVVGIGCRLPGGINGPDAFWEGLLAGTDGVGQVPDERWQFFDDGAAETAAALARTTRWGAFLADIKGFDADFFGITPDEAEVMDPQQRMLLEVGCEALDHAGIPLSALQGSATGVFVGLSALEYGHLTTADLSGVTPWTSTGAAGSIAANRMSYLLDLRGPSMTIDTACSSSLVAVHQASRSLRDGECETALAAGVNVLLSPAITANFDQVGALAPDGRCKPFDARADGIVRGEGCGVVVLKRLTDAQRDGDRVLAVIRGTAVNSDGRSAGLMAPNPVAQEALLRSALGDAGTEAADIGYVEAHGTGTLLGDPIEAGALGAVLGRGRPADQPLLIGSVKSNLGHLEGAAGIVGLIKTVLSLHHGKLPANLHFQSPNPHIDFAELGLRVVTEPTRWPAERGRPALAGVSAFGFGGTNAHAVLEQAPRPASPRAEETAEGVPHILVVTARSQDRLGDVATGLAHWLNARGRTLPLVDVGHTLAHQRRGPAGAAVVGRGRQDLTAALAALAKGETPTCVVPPRTAQDSEADRKTPRRPVLVFSGYGSQWNGMGRGLLRDDPVFAAAVREQDPVFEAETGSSLTDLISRADQGTGVDRTQPLLFGLQLALAGTLRAYGVEPGAVIGHSMGEVSAAVVAGALDTRDGLRVILNRSTRLAAIDQEQAGAMAAVELPEETRADVLDRYPDVGIAVYASPRRCTVTGPSEPIARMVEEVEAQGRLARLLAVGAAGHSPAVDPVLPALRDALDSVSPRTATIPWYGTVLDDARADIHADAQYWCANARRPVRFQQAVAAAAADGHDIFLEVSPHPIAVVPVTETLDAVAPGRGRVLSTIHRDSDECVRLRTALAELHLAGVRGLAGQLWPDGKRVALPSPPWRHVPHWFRRGSLSSRPVPAGGHGLLGTRVEDPGTDRVLWHGDIGTDGWNQQPAKLHGRAVLSLPVCAELMITAATAASARAIETVRIENLAVHHWLPVSARTPVTTVWEPEGRDQATVGIHSRSSSGAWLCHASARVLTRPEPLARREPGGAAPFEAGFPVPGTEEHAPNQRPHGELLHAVLHAPAGRDRPDGEVPGADQAPSATEDVPVFVRSLQVRLQAPARNECRVRCLPCIDESTTGDARGRSPHRGRWDIHAEGPGGRELVVANDTRLRTVEPGEIPRPLDETTYEITWEKAPVSLPSPPAHVLLLTDQSGGGVHPWAASLASALREQGFEVALADHQADSLGSLLDTWREETRDGRAAVVMLLAAGPEPTGACRGLHAAADVARRLASDERQLSLPRLWLVTERAQTVVPGETGNPDLAALRGLVRVLALERPTLRTTLVDIDPQPGLVDDLAQELLADGEADEVAWRGGTRFIARLAAVDPDDACARVPFARSDGAYIVTGGLTGLGLATARRLAQQGAGRIVLNGRSAPGRATQAVLTELGELGTSLVVVQGDVAHPGVATRLVEAALSKGHSLCGVAHAAAVLHDRVITDLQSSDIEAVFRPKVTGALQLEAATAGHDLDWWLAYSSAAALFGSPGQAAYAAANAWLDAHAHRRRVGGLPATAIAWGPWADVGAAPQNPAVALEPITSAEGLDALQALVTRGRTYTGVVHLDARRALEAFPGLDAVAFFAGVLRGSGLPDDDWDGPGSISTLGGAAPARIYERLGRRTAAVMGRASQDLDENVPLTDLGLDSLMAVRIQNAVKQDFAVALPGPLLLRGASLRAVGDAVLRELGLAGADTRDTAAAAQPRGVEQERVGSEAIPALPTTLDPRDAAERLVAGVWHEVLGRRPKGVNQDLLAAGGDQHTAHDLVEGIRRRLGDTAPALTEEQVLDHSTVATLAELIRPAVNETGGSVLRVIRPGTHRPALFTFHPAGGPTSVYRPLAQLLPAEQPVYGFERVDRLHTMEEKAAHYLGLIRELQPQGPYHLLGWSFGGCLAYEVARQLRETDQAVGFLGLLDTILPAALPGLDSKELLLERFGRFAEYIEKTYGRRLDLPYEELAATPDEQQIDVVMRLVAEAGLDMSPGIMEHQRTSYIDARVGERYRPQPCPDPVVLYRAQEAQRLTTSLDPRYLRSEPDLGWASLCPSLEVVPVQGDHLSLIDPPHVEVIAQHLTKALQGQGDE, from the coding sequence GCACAAGGAGGGGAGGCGGAATCGCAGCCGCCGAGCGCTGAGCACGCGCCTGCGCCGGGGACCGCGGGTATCGAGGCACCGACCGCCGCCGAGATCCGCTCCATGGTGCGTCATCTGGTCGCGGACCTGTGCGGCGTACCCGGTGACGAACTCGACGCCGAGCGTCCCCTGACCGAGTACGGACTGACCTCGCGCGACGCGGTCGGTCTCAGTGGACGGCTGGAAGAGCTGCTCGACCGGACACTCCCCGCCACCTTGGTGTGGGAGAACCCGAGCATCGAGCAACTGGTCCGCAGCCTGGCATCAGGAGAACCGCGCGAACAGAGCACCCGCCCCCAGACGGCGGCCAAGGGCACCGACCGCACCGGCGCCGACGCGGTCGCGGTGGTCGGTATCGGCTGCCGTCTCCCCGGTGGCATCAACGGGCCTGACGCCTTCTGGGAGGGACTGCTCGCAGGCACGGACGGTGTGGGCCAGGTCCCGGACGAACGCTGGCAGTTCTTCGACGACGGGGCGGCCGAGACCGCGGCAGCGCTGGCTCGTACCACTCGCTGGGGCGCTTTCCTGGCCGACATCAAGGGCTTCGACGCGGACTTCTTCGGGATCACGCCCGACGAAGCCGAAGTCATGGACCCTCAGCAAAGAATGCTGCTCGAAGTGGGATGCGAGGCCCTCGATCACGCCGGAATCCCGCTCTCGGCCCTCCAAGGCAGCGCCACCGGCGTATTCGTCGGTCTCAGCGCGCTCGAATACGGGCATCTCACCACGGCCGACCTGTCAGGAGTTACGCCGTGGACGAGCACCGGGGCGGCAGGCAGCATCGCCGCAAACCGTATGTCGTACCTGCTCGACCTCCGCGGCCCCAGCATGACGATCGACACCGCCTGTTCCTCGTCCCTGGTCGCCGTGCACCAGGCGAGCCGCAGTCTCCGCGACGGCGAATGCGAGACCGCTCTCGCCGCTGGGGTCAACGTGCTCCTGTCGCCGGCCATCACCGCCAACTTCGACCAGGTCGGCGCGTTGGCACCGGACGGCAGATGCAAGCCGTTCGACGCGAGGGCCGACGGCATCGTGCGCGGGGAGGGATGCGGCGTCGTCGTCCTGAAACGGCTGACCGACGCCCAGCGCGACGGCGACAGGGTGCTGGCCGTCATCCGCGGAACAGCAGTCAACTCGGACGGCCGCTCAGCCGGGCTCATGGCACCCAACCCGGTCGCCCAGGAAGCACTGCTGCGCAGCGCACTGGGCGACGCCGGCACCGAAGCAGCCGACATCGGCTATGTCGAGGCCCACGGCACCGGAACGCTGTTGGGCGACCCCATCGAGGCGGGAGCCCTGGGCGCCGTCCTGGGCCGTGGCCGCCCGGCCGACCAACCGCTGCTGATCGGCTCGGTCAAAAGCAACCTGGGGCATCTGGAGGGCGCAGCGGGGATCGTCGGCCTGATCAAGACGGTGCTCTCGCTTCACCACGGAAAGCTGCCTGCCAACCTCCACTTCCAAAGCCCCAACCCGCACATCGACTTCGCGGAGCTGGGCCTGCGCGTCGTCACTGAGCCGACTCGCTGGCCGGCCGAACGCGGGCGCCCCGCCCTGGCGGGCGTATCGGCCTTCGGCTTCGGGGGCACCAACGCTCATGCCGTCCTCGAGCAGGCGCCCCGACCGGCTTCTCCGCGCGCCGAGGAAACCGCCGAGGGTGTCCCGCACATCCTCGTGGTCACCGCACGCTCGCAGGACCGGCTCGGCGACGTTGCCACCGGTCTCGCCCATTGGCTGAACGCGCGGGGCCGTACTCTGCCGCTCGTTGATGTCGGCCACACGCTGGCACACCAACGCCGGGGACCGGCAGGCGCCGCCGTCGTCGGCCGGGGGCGGCAAGACCTCACCGCAGCACTCGCAGCGCTCGCCAAGGGCGAGACTCCGACGTGCGTCGTACCACCACGGACAGCACAGGACTCGGAAGCGGACCGGAAGACGCCGAGAAGACCGGTCCTCGTCTTCTCCGGTTACGGCTCCCAGTGGAACGGAATGGGCCGCGGGCTGCTGCGCGACGATCCCGTCTTCGCCGCTGCCGTACGCGAACAGGACCCGGTCTTCGAGGCGGAGACGGGCAGTTCCCTGACGGATCTCATCTCCCGCGCGGACCAGGGCACGGGCGTCGACCGCACGCAGCCTCTGCTCTTCGGTCTCCAGCTCGCCCTGGCGGGCACGTTGCGTGCCTACGGCGTCGAACCCGGCGCTGTCATCGGACACTCGATGGGAGAAGTGAGTGCGGCCGTGGTCGCCGGCGCCCTTGACACCCGTGACGGCCTACGAGTGATCCTCAACCGGTCCACCCGGCTCGCGGCCATCGACCAGGAGCAGGCCGGCGCGATGGCGGCCGTGGAACTGCCGGAGGAAACCCGCGCGGACGTCCTCGACCGCTATCCGGATGTCGGCATCGCGGTGTACGCCTCGCCGCGGCGTTGTACCGTCACGGGCCCCAGCGAACCGATCGCGCGCATGGTCGAGGAAGTCGAGGCGCAGGGGCGACTCGCCCGGCTCCTCGCTGTCGGCGCCGCCGGACATTCACCGGCAGTCGATCCCGTCCTTCCGGCACTGCGCGACGCCCTCGACAGCGTCAGCCCACGTACCGCGACCATCCCCTGGTACGGAACGGTCCTCGACGACGCGCGCGCCGACATCCATGCGGACGCGCAGTACTGGTGCGCCAACGCCCGCCGCCCCGTTCGCTTCCAGCAGGCGGTGGCCGCCGCGGCGGCCGACGGCCACGACATCTTCCTGGAGGTCTCACCCCACCCGATTGCCGTCGTTCCCGTCACCGAGACGCTTGACGCGGTGGCCCCGGGGCGCGGCCGCGTGCTGTCGACGATTCACCGGGACAGCGATGAGTGCGTGCGCCTGCGCACCGCGCTTGCGGAACTCCACCTGGCCGGAGTGCGAGGTCTGGCCGGACAACTGTGGCCGGACGGCAAGCGGGTGGCCTTGCCGAGCCCTCCCTGGCGTCATGTCCCCCACTGGTTCCGCAGGGGCAGCCTGTCGAGTCGGCCGGTCCCCGCAGGCGGCCACGGGCTGCTGGGTACGCGCGTGGAGGATCCTGGCACGGACCGTGTCCTGTGGCACGGGGACATCGGCACCGACGGCTGGAACCAGCAGCCGGCCAAGCTGCACGGCAGGGCCGTTCTTTCGCTGCCCGTCTGCGCGGAACTCATGATCACCGCCGCGACTGCCGCGAGCGCCAGGGCCATCGAGACGGTACGCATCGAGAACCTGGCAGTGCACCATTGGCTGCCGGTCTCCGCGAGGACGCCTGTCACCACCGTCTGGGAGCCGGAGGGGCGCGATCAGGCAACCGTCGGCATCCACTCACGGTCGTCCTCCGGCGCCTGGCTGTGCCATGCCTCTGCCCGTGTTCTCACCAGACCCGAACCGCTGGCCCGCCGTGAACCAGGAGGGGCCGCGCCCTTCGAGGCCGGCTTCCCCGTGCCCGGCACTGAGGAGCACGCACCGAACCAACGGCCACACGGAGAGCTCCTCCATGCCGTCCTGCACGCACCTGCCGGTCGCGACCGCCCGGACGGGGAGGTGCCCGGGGCAGATCAGGCACCGTCCGCAACGGAAGACGTTCCGGTCTTCGTACGGTCTCTGCAGGTACGGCTGCAGGCTCCTGCCCGGAACGAGTGCCGGGTCCGGTGCCTGCCGTGTATCGATGAATCGACTACCGGCGACGCCCGGGGGCGATCACCCCACCGCGGCAGGTGGGACATCCACGCGGAGGGCCCCGGGGGACGGGAGCTGGTCGTCGCTAATGACACGCGGCTCCGGACCGTCGAACCGGGGGAGATTCCGCGGCCGCTCGACGAAACCACGTATGAGATCACGTGGGAGAAAGCACCTGTCTCCCTCCCCTCCCCACCGGCCCACGTCCTGCTGCTGACGGATCAGTCCGGCGGCGGCGTCCACCCCTGGGCCGCTTCCCTCGCGTCGGCACTGCGGGAACAAGGCTTCGAGGTAGCGCTCGCGGATCACCAGGCCGATTCCCTCGGCAGCCTGTTGGACACCTGGCGGGAGGAGACCCGCGACGGGCGGGCTGCCGTGGTCATGCTCCTGGCGGCCGGTCCCGAGCCGACCGGAGCGTGCCGAGGACTTCACGCCGCCGCGGACGTCGCCCGCCGTCTGGCCTCGGACGAGCGGCAACTGTCGCTTCCCCGGCTGTGGCTGGTGACCGAACGGGCCCAGACGGTGGTGCCGGGGGAAACAGGGAACCCCGATTTGGCCGCTCTTCGCGGTCTCGTACGCGTACTGGCCCTGGAGCGTCCCACTCTGCGTACGACCCTCGTGGACATCGACCCGCAGCCCGGTCTCGTCGACGACCTGGCCCAGGAACTGCTCGCCGACGGCGAGGCCGACGAGGTCGCCTGGCGCGGAGGTACCCGCTTCATTGCCCGGCTGGCTGCCGTGGACCCTGACGACGCATGCGCCAGGGTGCCCTTCGCGCGTTCCGACGGCGCCTACATCGTGACGGGCGGACTGACCGGCCTCGGCCTGGCGACGGCGCGACGGCTGGCCCAGCAGGGCGCCGGCCGCATCGTCCTGAACGGCCGCAGCGCCCCGGGCCGCGCGACGCAGGCCGTCCTGACCGAACTCGGCGAGCTCGGCACCTCCCTCGTCGTGGTGCAGGGGGACGTGGCTCATCCAGGTGTGGCTACGCGTCTGGTCGAGGCGGCCCTGTCCAAAGGCCATTCCCTGTGCGGAGTCGCACACGCCGCGGCTGTGCTCCACGACCGCGTCATCACCGACCTGCAATCGTCCGACATCGAGGCTGTCTTCCGGCCGAAGGTCACTGGCGCCCTCCAGTTGGAGGCGGCCACCGCGGGGCACGATCTCGACTGGTGGCTGGCGTACAGCTCCGCCGCCGCCCTCTTCGGCTCTCCCGGGCAGGCGGCCTATGCCGCTGCCAACGCCTGGCTGGACGCGCACGCCCACCGCCGCCGGGTCGGCGGCCTGCCGGCAACCGCCATCGCATGGGGCCCCTGGGCCGACGTGGGTGCGGCACCCCAGAACCCCGCCGTGGCTCTTGAGCCCATCACCTCGGCCGAAGGGTTGGACGCCCTCCAGGCGCTTGTCACCCGGGGCAGGACGTACACCGGCGTGGTACATCTGGACGCCCGTCGGGCTTTGGAAGCCTTCCCGGGACTGGACGCGGTCGCGTTCTTCGCGGGGGTTCTGCGCGGCAGTGGTCTCCCCGACGACGACTGGGACGGCCCGGGAAGCATCTCGACGCTCGGCGGAGCGGCCCCCGCCAGAATTTACGAACGTCTCGGCAGGCGTACGGCCGCTGTCATGGGACGTGCCAGCCAGGACCTGGACGAGAACGTTCCGCTGACCGACCTCGGCCTCGACTCCCTCATGGCCGTGCGGATCCAGAACGCCGTCAAACAGGACTTCGCCGTGGCATTGCCCGGGCCTCTCCTTCTGCGGGGTGCCAGTCTTCGTGCCGTCGGTGACGCGGTACTGCGAGAGCTGGGTCTGGCAGGGGCTGACACCCGTGACACGGCAGCAGCCGCTCAGCCGAGGGGCGTCGAGCAGGAGCGCGTCGGCAGCGAGGCGATCCCGGCGCTGCCGACCACGCTGGATCCTCGAGACGCCGCCGAACGCCTGGTGGCCGGCGTCTGGCACGAGGTCCTCGGACGGCGGCCAAAAGGCGTCAACCAGGACCTCCTTGCCGCAGGTGGTGACCAGCACACCGCTCATGACCTGGTGGAGGGCATCCGCCGGCGCCTGGGCGACACCGCCCCGGCCCTTACCGAGGAGCAGGTGCTCGACCACTCCACCGTCGCCACCCTCGCCGAGCTGATCCGGCCCGCGGTGAACGAAACGGGCGGGTCCGTCCTACGCGTCATCCGGCCCGGGACCCACCGCCCCGCCCTGTTCACCTTTCACCCCGCCGGCGGCCCGACATCGGTCTACCGACCCCTCGCCCAGCTACTTCCGGCGGAACAGCCCGTGTACGGATTCGAGCGCGTGGACCGCCTCCACACGATGGAGGAGAAGGCCGCCCACTACCTGGGTCTCATCCGGGAGCTCCAGCCACAGGGGCCGTACCACCTGCTGGGCTGGTCCTTCGGCGGCTGTCTCGCCTACGAGGTCGCCCGCCAGCTCCGCGAGACGGACCAGGCCGTGGGCTTCCTCGGACTCCTCGACACCATCCTGCCGGCAGCACTCCCCGGGCTGGACTCCAAGGAACTGCTCCTCGAACGGTTCGGCCGGTTCGCCGAATACATCGAGAAAACATACGGCCGCCGTCTTGACCTGCCCTACGAGGAACTGGCTGCCACGCCTGACGAGCAGCAGATCGACGTGGTCATGCGACTCGTCGCCGAAGCCGGCCTCGACATGAGCCCCGGCATCATGGAGCACCAGCGGACGTCCTACATCGACGCGCGCGTCGGAGAGCGGTACCGGCCTCAGCCCTGTCCGGACCCCGTCGTGCTCTACCGGGCCCAGGAGGCACAGCGGCTGACCACGTCGCTCGACCCTCGTTACCTGCGCAGCGAGCCAGACCTCGGGTGGGCATCGTTGTGCCCGTCGCTCGAGGTCGTACCCGTCCAAGGCGACCACTTGTCGCTCATCGACCCGCCTCATGTCGAGGTCATCGCACAGCACCTGACCAAAGCCCTTCAGGGGCAGGGGGACGAGTAG